A stretch of Helicobacter pylori oki112 DNA encodes these proteins:
- a CDS encoding branched-chain amino acid transporter permease has translation MLMHSILIILVIILTTYFMRIWPFMVFNAKNPPNDFVRYLGRALSCSVIGMLVIYCFKDIQILKPPYGINEITAFLSVILLHRIFKAFVLSITLPTILYMVLVQSHALEKAFFNP, from the coding sequence ATGTTAATGCATTCTATACTCATTATTTTAGTCATCATATTAACGACTTATTTCATGCGCATCTGGCCTTTTATGGTGTTTAACGCTAAAAACCCGCCCAATGACTTTGTGCGTTATTTGGGTAGGGCTTTATCATGTTCAGTGATAGGCATGCTCGTGATCTATTGTTTTAAAGACATTCAAATTTTAAAACCCCCTTATGGGATCAATGAAATCACCGCTTTTTTATCCGTTATCCTTTTACACCGCATTTTTAAGGCGTTTGTTTTAAGCATCACGCTCCCTACCATTCTTTATATGGTTTTAGTCCAAAGCCATGCGTTAGAAAAGGCTTTTTTTAATCCCTAA
- the crdB gene encoding copper resistance outer membrane protein CrdB produces MLSFISAFDKRGVSIRLLTALLLLFSLGLAKDLEIQSFVTKYLSKNQKIQALQEQIDALSSQEKAVSKWDNPILYLGYNNANVSDFFRLDSTLMQNMSVGLSQKVDLNGKKLTQSQMINLEKQKKILELKKTKQQLVISLMISGIENYKNQQEIELLNTAIKNLENTLYQANHSSSPNLIAIAKLEILKSQLEIKKNNLEEALSSSHYSMGELTFKENELLSIAPKNFEFNKEQELYNISATNYDIAIARLDEEKSQKDITLAKKSFLEDVNVTGVYYFRSKQYYNYDMFSVALSIPLPLYGKQAKLVEQKKKESLVFKSEVENTKNKTHHLALKLLKKLETLQKNLESINKIIKQNEKIAQIYALDLKSNGDYNAYYNAFNDKITTQITQLETLSALNSAYLSLQNLKGLE; encoded by the coding sequence ATGCTATCTTTTATAAGCGCGTTTGATAAAAGGGGCGTTTCAATACGCCTTTTAACAGCCTTGTTACTGCTTTTTAGTTTGGGTTTGGCTAAAGATTTAGAGATCCAATCTTTTGTAACTAAATACCTTTCTAAAAATCAAAAAATACAAGCCTTACAAGAGCAAATTGACGCTTTAAGTTCTCAAGAAAAAGCCGTTAGCAAGTGGGATAACCCTATTTTGTATTTAGGCTATAACAACGCTAATGTGAGCGATTTTTTCAGGCTGGATAGCACCTTAATGCAAAACATGAGCGTGGGTTTATCTCAAAAAGTGGATTTAAATGGTAAAAAACTCACGCAGTCTCAAATGATTAATTTAGAAAAGCAAAAAAAGATATTAGAGCTTAAAAAAACCAAGCAGCAATTAGTGATTAGTTTAATGATAAGCGGCATTGAAAATTATAAAAACCAACAAGAAATAGAGCTTTTAAACACAGCGATTAAAAATTTAGAAAACACCCTTTATCAAGCCAACCATTCCAGTTCGCCCAATTTAATAGCGATCGCCAAGCTAGAAATTTTAAAATCGCAATTAGAAATCAAAAAAAACAATTTAGAAGAAGCGCTCTCTAGCAGCCATTATTCCATGGGTGAATTGACTTTTAAAGAAAACGAGCTTTTAAGCATTGCCCCTAAAAATTTTGAATTCAATAAGGAGCAAGAGTTATATAACATTAGTGCCACTAATTACGATATTGCGATCGCTAGGCTTGATGAAGAGAAATCGCAAAAAGACATCACTTTGGCTAAAAAAAGCTTTTTAGAAGATGTGAATGTTACCGGGGTGTATTATTTCCGCTCCAAACAATACTATAACTACGACATGTTTAGCGTCGCTTTGTCCATCCCCTTACCTCTTTATGGCAAGCAAGCCAAATTAGTGGAGCAAAAGAAAAAAGAAAGCTTGGTGTTTAAAAGCGAAGTGGAAAACACCAAAAACAAAACGCACCACCTGGCCCTAAAACTCCTTAAAAAATTAGAAACCTTGCAAAAAAACCTAGAATCGATCAATAAAATCATCAAGCAAAATGAAAAAATCGCGCAAATTTATGCGCTTGATTTGAAATCTAATGGCGATTACAACGCTTATTACAACGCTTTTAATGACAAAATCACAACTCAAATCACCCAGCTTGAAACCTTAAGCGCTCTCAATAGCGCTTATTTGTCTTTACAAAACCTTAAAGGATTAGAATGA
- the mnmA gene encoding tRNA 2-thiouridine(34) synthase MnmA — MKIAVLLSGGVDSSYSAYSLKEQGHELVGIYLKLHASEKKHDLYIKNAQKACEFLGIPLEVLDFQKDFKSAVYDEFISAYEEGQTPNPCALCNPLMKFGLALDHALKLGCEKIATGHYARVKEIDKVSYIQEALDKTKDQSYFLYALEHEVIAKLVFPLGDLLKKDIKPLALNAMPFLGTLETYKESQEICFVEKSYIDTLKKHVEVEKEGVVKNLQGEIIGTHKGYMQYTIGKRKGFSIKGALEPHFVVGIDAKKNELVVGKKEDLATHSLKAKNKSLMKDFKDGEYFIKARYRSVPAKAFVSLKDGMIEVGFKEPFYGVAKGQALVVYKDDILLGGGVIV; from the coding sequence ATGAAAATAGCGGTATTACTCAGTGGGGGGGTGGATAGCTCTTATAGCGCTTATAGCTTAAAAGAGCAAGGGCATGAATTAGTGGGGATTTATTTGAAACTCCATGCGAGCGAAAAAAAGCATGATTTATACATTAAAAACGCTCAAAAAGCGTGCGAGTTTTTAGGCATTCCTTTAGAGGTGTTGGATTTTCAAAAGGATTTTAAAAGCGCGGTTTATGATGAATTTATCAGCGCTTATGAAGAAGGGCAAACCCCTAACCCTTGCGCGTTGTGCAACCCTTTAATGAAATTTGGGCTAGCTTTAGATCACGCTTTAAAATTAGGGTGTGAAAAGATCGCTACCGGGCATTATGCGAGAGTCAAAGAAATTGACAAGGTAAGCTATATTCAAGAGGCTTTGGATAAAACTAAAGATCAGAGCTATTTTTTATACGCTTTAGAGCATGAAGTTATCGCTAAATTGGTGTTCCCTTTAGGGGATTTGTTAAAAAAGGATATTAAGCCTTTAGCCTTGAATGCGATGCCTTTTTTAGGCACTCTAGAAACTTATAAGGAATCTCAAGAAATCTGTTTTGTGGAAAAAAGCTACATTGACACTTTAAAAAAGCATGTTGAAGTGGAAAAAGAGGGCGTGGTGAAAAACCTACAAGGCGAAATCATTGGCACGCATAAGGGCTATATGCAATACACGATTGGCAAACGCAAAGGCTTTAGTATTAAAGGCGCGTTAGAGCCGCATTTTGTGGTGGGGATTGACGCTAAAAAGAACGAGTTGGTTGTGGGCAAAAAAGAAGATCTCGCCACGCATTCGCTTAAGGCTAAAAACAAATCTTTAATGAAAGATTTTAAAGATGGCGAATACTTTATCAAGGCCCGTTACAGGAGCGTGCCTGCTAAAGCGTTTGTGAGCTTAAAAGATGGAATGATTGAAGTGGGGTTTAAAGAGCCTTTTTATGGCGTGGCTAAAGGGCAAGCCTTAGTCGTTTATAAAGATGACATCTTGCTTGGCGGAGGCGTGATTGTTTAG
- the nikR gene encoding nickel-responsive transcriptional regulator NikR yields MDTPNKNDSIIRFSVSLQQNLLDELDNRIIKNGYSSRSELVRDMIREKLVEDNWAEDNPNDGSKIAVLVVIYDHHQRELNQHMIDIQHASGTHVLCTTHIHMDAHNCLETIILQGNSLEIQRLQLEIGGLRGVKFAKLTKASSFEHNE; encoded by the coding sequence ATGGATACACCCAATAAAAACGATTCAATCATCCGCTTTTCGGTTTCTTTACAACAAAATTTATTAGACGAATTAGACAACCGCATCATTAAAAACGGCTATTCTTCTCGCTCAGAATTAGTGCGCGACATGATCAGAGAAAAATTAGTAGAAGACAATTGGGCAGAAGATAACCCTAATGATGGGAGCAAAATCGCCGTGCTTGTGGTGATTTATGATCACCATCAAAGGGAATTAAACCAGCACATGATAGACATTCAGCATGCCAGCGGGACGCATGTTTTATGCACCACGCACATTCATATGGACGCGCATAATTGTTTAGAAACGATTATTTTACAAGGCAATTCGCTTGAAATCCAACGCTTGCAATTAGAAATCGGGGGGCTTAGGGGGGTTAAATTCGCTAAATTGACTAAGGCGTCTAGCTTTGAACACAATGAATAG
- a CDS encoding efflux RND transporter permease subunit, whose protein sequence is MIEKIIDLSVKNKLLTTLVTLLIFLASLWAIKSVRLDALPDLSPAQVVVQITYPNQSPKIVQEQVTYPLVSTFMSIANIDTVRGISSYESGLIYIIFKDGVNLYWARDRVLEQLNRVGNLPKDAKVEIGSDSTSIGWAYQYALSSDSKNLSDLKVLQDFYYRYALLGVDGVSEVASVGGFVKDYEVTLQNDSLIRYNLSLEQVANAIKNSNNDTGGGVILENGFEKIIRSHGYIQSLKDLEEIVIKKEGAIPLKIKDIASVRLVPKPRRGAANLNGDKEVVGGIVMVRYHADTCKVLKAIKEKIATLQASNPDVKITSVYDRSELIEKGIDNLIHTLIEESIIVLVIIAIFLLHFRSALVVIITLPLSVCISFLLMRYFNIEASIMSLGGIAIAIGAMVDAAIVMVENAHKHLQHIDTKDNAQRINAIMQGVKHVGGAIFFALMIIVVSFLPIFALTGQEEKLFAPLAYTKTFAMLVGALLSITMVPILMVWLIKGRILEESKNPINAFFMKIYGVSLNVVLKFRYAFLIASVVGLGGLYVAYQKLNWEFIPQINEGVVMYMPVTINGVGIDTALEYLKKSNSAIKRLDFVKQVFGKVGRANTSTDAAGLGMIETYIELKPQNEWKEKLSYKEVRDKLEKTLQLKGLTNSWTYPIRGRTDMLLTGIRTPLGIKLYGNDTDKLQELAILMEQQLKTLKESLSVFAERSNNGYYITLDLNDENLARYGINKNAVLDAIKFALGGATLTTMIKGVESYPISLRLEDTERNTIEKLKNLYIKTAYNYMPLRELARIYYDNSPAVLKSEKGLNVNFIYIVPQNGISSDTYRQLAQKALEKIKLPNGYYYEFSGESQYLEEAFKTLQYIVPVSVFIIFILIVFALKNLTNSLLCFFTLPFAFLGGLIFMNIMGFNMSVAALVGFLALLGVASETAIVMIIYLEDAFQKFIKTPLKEQNSTALKEAIMHGAVLRVRPKLMTFFSILASLIPIMYSHGTGSEIMKSIAAPMLGGMISSVILTLFIIPTAYFVIKNARVKSNQTSF, encoded by the coding sequence ATGATAGAAAAAATCATTGATTTAAGCGTTAAAAACAAACTCCTTACCACTCTAGTCACTCTACTCATTTTTTTAGCCTCTTTGTGGGCGATAAAAAGCGTCCGTTTAGACGCTTTGCCGGATTTAAGCCCCGCTCAAGTGGTCGTGCAAATCACTTACCCCAATCAAAGCCCTAAAATCGTGCAAGAGCAGGTTACTTACCCGCTAGTTTCTACTTTCATGAGCATCGCTAACATTGACACGGTTAGGGGGATTTCTAGTTATGAAAGCGGCCTAATTTACATCATTTTTAAAGACGGCGTCAATTTGTATTGGGCTAGAGATAGGGTTTTAGAGCAATTAAACCGAGTAGGCAATTTGCCTAAGGACGCTAAAGTGGAAATAGGGAGCGATTCCACTTCTATTGGCTGGGCGTATCAATACGCTCTATCTAGCGATAGCAAGAATTTAAGCGATCTGAAAGTCTTGCAAGATTTCTATTACCGCTACGCGCTTTTGGGGGTTGATGGGGTGAGTGAGGTTGCAAGCGTGGGGGGCTTTGTGAAGGATTATGAAGTAACGCTTCAAAACGATTCTTTGATCCGTTATAACTTGAGTTTAGAGCAAGTCGCTAACGCGATTAAAAATTCCAATAACGATACCGGTGGAGGGGTTATTTTAGAAAACGGGTTTGAAAAAATCATAAGATCGCATGGCTATATCCAATCTTTGAAGGATTTAGAAGAAATTGTGATCAAAAAAGAAGGGGCTATCCCTTTAAAAATCAAAGATATAGCCAGCGTTAGGCTAGTGCCAAAACCACGCAGAGGGGCGGCCAATCTCAATGGCGATAAGGAAGTGGTGGGGGGGATTGTGATGGTGCGCTATCACGCTGACACTTGTAAGGTGCTTAAAGCCATTAAAGAAAAAATCGCCACCTTACAAGCGAGTAATCCTGATGTGAAAATCACCAGCGTGTATGACAGGAGCGAATTGATTGAAAAAGGCATTGACAATTTAATCCACACGCTCATAGAAGAAAGCATCATTGTGCTAGTCATTATTGCGATTTTTTTATTGCATTTCAGGAGCGCTTTAGTGGTGATTATCACTCTGCCTTTAAGCGTGTGCATTAGTTTCTTGCTCATGCGTTATTTCAATATTGAAGCGAGTATTATGAGTTTAGGGGGCATTGCGATCGCTATAGGGGCGATGGTGGATGCGGCTATTGTGATGGTAGAAAACGCGCACAAGCATCTGCAACACATTGATACAAAAGACAACGCTCAAAGAATTAATGCCATCATGCAAGGGGTTAAGCATGTGGGAGGCGCGATATTTTTTGCTTTAATGATTATCGTGGTTTCTTTCTTGCCAATTTTTGCACTCACCGGTCAAGAAGAAAAGCTTTTTGCCCCTTTAGCTTACACCAAAACCTTTGCCATGCTAGTAGGAGCCTTGCTTTCTATCACCATGGTCCCTATTTTAATGGTATGGCTCATTAAAGGGCGGATTTTAGAAGAGTCTAAAAACCCTATTAACGCTTTTTTCATGAAAATTTATGGCGTGAGCTTGAATGTTGTGCTTAAGTTCAGATACGCTTTTTTAATAGCGAGCGTTGTGGGTTTAGGGGGCTTGTATGTAGCGTATCAAAAACTCAACTGGGAATTTATCCCCCAAATCAATGAAGGGGTAGTGATGTATATGCCTGTAACCATTAATGGCGTGGGCATTGATACTGCTTTAGAATATTTGAAAAAAAGCAATAGCGCTATCAAGCGGTTGGATTTTGTCAAACAAGTTTTTGGTAAAGTGGGGCGCGCTAACACCAGCACCGATGCCGCCGGTTTAGGAATGATAGAAACCTACATTGAATTAAAGCCACAAAACGAATGGAAAGAAAAGCTCAGTTACAAAGAAGTTAGGGACAAATTAGAAAAAACCTTACAATTAAAAGGCTTAACCAATTCATGGACTTACCCCATTCGTGGGAGGACGGACATGCTCTTAACCGGCATTAGAACGCCCCTAGGCATCAAGCTCTATGGTAACGATACGGACAAATTACAAGAATTAGCGATCCTTATGGAGCAACAGCTCAAAACCCTAAAAGAGAGTTTATCCGTCTTTGCTGAGCGATCCAATAACGGCTACTACATCACGCTGGATTTGAACGATGAAAATCTGGCTCGTTATGGCATCAATAAAAACGCCGTGCTAGATGCGATTAAATTCGCTCTGGGCGGAGCCACGCTCACTACCATGATTAAGGGCGTAGAAAGCTACCCCATTTCTTTACGATTAGAAGACACAGAAAGAAACACCATTGAAAAATTAAAAAACCTCTACATCAAAACCGCTTACAATTACATGCCCTTAAGGGAATTAGCCCGCATCTATTACGACAACTCGCCGGCGGTGTTAAAGAGCGAAAAGGGCTTGAACGTGAATTTTATTTATATTGTGCCGCAAAATGGTATCAGCTCTGATACTTACAGGCAACTGGCTCAAAAAGCGCTAGAAAAAATCAAATTGCCTAACGGGTATTATTATGAATTTAGCGGTGAGAGCCAGTATTTAGAAGAAGCGTTTAAAACCTTACAATACATCGTGCCGGTGAGCGTGTTTATCATTTTTATTTTAATTGTCTTTGCTTTGAAGAATCTCACTAATTCCTTACTATGCTTTTTCACTCTGCCTTTTGCGTTTTTGGGGGGGTTAATTTTTATGAATATCATGGGCTTTAACATGAGCGTGGCGGCGTTAGTGGGCTTTTTAGCCCTTTTAGGGGTAGCGAGCGAAACGGCTATTGTGATGATTATTTATTTAGAAGACGCGTTTCAAAAATTCATCAAAACCCCTTTAAAAGAGCAAAACAGCACCGCTTTAAAAGAGGCTATCATGCATGGGGCGGTGCTTAGGGTAAGGCCCAAGCTTATGACCTTTTTTAGCATTTTAGCTTCACTCATTCCAATCATGTACAGCCATGGCACAGGAAGTGAAATCATGAAATCCATCGCCGCGCCCATGCTAGGAGGCATGATAAGCAGCGTTATTTTAACGCTTTTTATTATCCCTACGGCGTATTTTGTGATCAAAAACGCTAGGGTTAAAAGCAATCAAACATCATTTTAG
- the nadD gene encoding nicotinate (nicotinamide) nucleotide adenylyltransferase — MNSVLKYKELALYGGSFDPLHKAHLAIIDQTLELLPFAKLIVLPAYQNPFKKPCFLDAQTRFKELERALKGIDRVLLSDFEIKQERAVPTIESVIYFQKLYRPQTLYLVIGADCLRHLSSWTNAKELLKRVELVVFERIGYEEIQFKGRYFPLKGIDAPISSSAIRASLGV; from the coding sequence ATGAATAGCGTCTTAAAATACAAAGAATTAGCGCTCTATGGAGGGAGTTTTGATCCCTTACACAAGGCTCATTTAGCCATTATTGATCAAACTTTAGAATTATTGCCATTTGCTAAGCTCATTGTCTTACCCGCTTATCAAAACCCTTTCAAAAAACCATGTTTTTTGGACGCGCAAACCCGTTTTAAGGAATTAGAAAGAGCTTTAAAGGGAATAGATAGGGTGCTATTGAGCGATTTTGAAATCAAGCAAGAAAGGGCTGTGCCTACGATAGAAAGCGTGATTTATTTTCAAAAACTCTACCGCCCACAAACGCTTTATTTAGTCATAGGAGCGGATTGTTTGAGGCATCTTTCTTCTTGGACTAACGCTAAAGAGCTTTTAAAAAGGGTGGAATTAGTGGTTTTTGAAAGGATTGGCTATGAAGAGATCCAGTTTAAGGGGCGTTATTTCCCTTTAAAAGGCATTGATGCGCCGATTTCTTCTAGCGCGATTAGGGCTAGTTTAGGGGTTTAA
- the azlC gene encoding azaleucine resistance protein AzlC, which produces MHDFLKAFRDAFPHTISIFLGYLLMGMTFGMLLVQHGYDYKVALFMSLFIYAGAVQFVAITLLSTQASLMNVVIVSLLVNARQTCYALSMLDRFKNTQWRLPYLVHALTDETFALLNLYAPKEGVSEKDFIFSISLLNHSYWVIGSLIGSLAGSHFSFDTQGMEFVMTAIFIVLFMEQYKRTTNHKNAWLGIIIAVVCLALFGTEYFLLIALVLMVLALILFRKQLEC; this is translated from the coding sequence ATGCATGATTTTCTAAAAGCCTTTAGAGACGCTTTCCCTCATACCATTTCTATCTTTTTAGGGTATTTGCTTATGGGAATGACTTTTGGAATGCTTTTAGTCCAGCATGGCTATGATTATAAAGTCGCTTTGTTCATGTCGTTATTCATCTATGCTGGGGCGGTGCAGTTTGTAGCGATCACGCTTTTAAGCACGCAAGCGAGTTTGATGAATGTCGTTATTGTGAGCTTGTTGGTGAATGCGAGACAGACTTGTTATGCGCTTTCTATGCTAGATCGATTTAAAAACACCCAATGGCGTTTGCCCTATTTAGTGCATGCGCTCACGGATGAAACCTTTGCACTATTGAATTTATACGCTCCTAAAGAGGGGGTGAGTGAAAAAGACTTCATTTTTAGTATTTCCTTACTCAACCACTCTTATTGGGTTATTGGCTCTTTAATCGGCTCGTTAGCCGGATCGCATTTTTCCTTTGACACTCAAGGCATGGAATTTGTGATGACAGCGATTTTTATCGTGCTGTTTATGGAGCAATACAAACGCACCACGAATCATAAAAACGCATGGCTTGGGATTATTATTGCGGTCGTTTGTTTAGCGCTCTTTGGGACTGAATACTTTTTGCTCATCGCTTTAGTTTTAATGGTGCTTGCTCTTATTTTGTTTAGAAAGCAGTTAGAATGTTAA
- a CDS encoding J domain-containing protein: MAKIELLAKFTQIALPNSHPLLKKVLNYAKKHFSQCHMLSSSLLILNDTECFKKNYLLNWVYHALECAHEKDISAYSLEEILQKSHLPIRIKIIAQNTLLEKIEVKVLTFGAEYALFITKHPIAKRFLRQKFNGYVFLETQDELHIRGDSERFWELIVTLNENKIVHNACLYFIYPNGFGKDSYTTLAERKLRECYKALGFIKHENFSEVKKRYLELAKTYHPDLCDLKEKKALYAKRFAIIQEAYRHIKKHA; encoded by the coding sequence ATGGCCAAAATTGAATTGTTAGCCAAATTCACGCAAATCGCGCTCCCTAACAGCCACCCTTTATTGAAAAAAGTTTTAAACTACGCTAAAAAGCATTTCAGCCAGTGCCACATGCTCTCTTCATCGTTACTCATTTTAAACGACACGGAATGCTTCAAAAAAAACTACTTGCTTAATTGGGTCTATCATGCCCTTGAATGCGCGCATGAAAAAGATATTAGTGCGTATTCTTTAGAAGAAATCTTACAAAAAAGCCACCTGCCCATACGCATCAAAATCATAGCTCAAAACACGCTTTTAGAAAAAATAGAAGTGAAAGTTTTAACCTTTGGGGCGGAATACGCGCTTTTTATCACCAAGCACCCTATCGCCAAGCGGTTTTTACGCCAAAAATTTAACGGCTATGTGTTTTTAGAAACCCAAGATGAATTGCATATAAGAGGCGATTCAGAGCGTTTTTGGGAACTCATTGTAACGCTCAATGAAAACAAAATCGTCCATAACGCATGCTTATATTTCATCTATCCTAATGGCTTTGGTAAGGACAGCTACACCACTTTGGCTGAGCGCAAATTAAGGGAATGCTATAAAGCGTTAGGTTTCATCAAGCATGAAAATTTCAGCGAAGTGAAAAAGCGCTATTTAGAATTGGCTAAAACCTACCACCCTGATTTGTGCGATCTTAAAGAAAAAAAGGCTCTTTATGCCAAACGCTTCGCTATCATTCAAGAAGCCTACCGCCACATTAAAAAACACGCTTAA
- a CDS encoding efflux RND transporter periplasmic adaptor subunit, translated as MKRILFLALILFFSPLFANAQKTQETKETKETKEAKSQTRFNISTTKVIEKEFSQSRRYYALLEPNEALIFSQTLRFDGYVEKLYANKTYTPIKKGDRLLSVYSPELVSAQSELLSSLKFNQQVGAIKEKLKLLGLENSSIEKIISTHQVQNEMTIYSHFNGIIFKKSTDLNEGSFIKKGQELFQIIDLSQLWALVKVNQEDLEFLKNTHQAILFVEGIKGKQEITLENINPIINAQDKMLEARFNVPNVKQLYYPNMFAQVEIFQKPQKMKILPKEAVLIKGGKAIVFKKDDFGLSPLEIKAVRLSDGSYEILEGLEAGEEVANNALFVLDADAQNNGDY; from the coding sequence ATGAAACGGATTTTATTTTTAGCCTTGATTTTATTTTTTAGCCCCTTATTCGCTAACGCTCAAAAAACTCAAGAAACTAAAGAAACTAAAGAAACTAAAGAAGCTAAAAGCCAAACCCGTTTTAATATTTCCACCACTAAGGTCATAGAAAAAGAATTTTCTCAAAGCCGGCGCTATTACGCGCTTTTAGAGCCTAATGAAGCGCTGATTTTTTCTCAAACCCTGCGTTTTGATGGCTATGTGGAAAAGCTTTATGCGAATAAAACCTATACCCCCATTAAAAAGGGCGATAGGTTGTTGAGCGTGTATTCCCCTGAATTAGTGAGCGCTCAAAGCGAATTGCTATCATCATTGAAATTCAACCAACAAGTGGGAGCGATTAAAGAAAAATTAAAACTATTAGGGTTAGAAAACTCCAGCATTGAAAAAATCATCAGCACTCATCAAGTTCAAAATGAAATGACTATTTACTCTCACTTCAACGGCATTATTTTTAAAAAAAGCACGGATCTCAATGAGGGGAGTTTCATTAAAAAAGGGCAAGAGTTGTTTCAAATCATAGATTTAAGCCAATTGTGGGCGCTTGTTAAAGTCAATCAAGAGGATTTAGAATTTTTAAAAAACACGCATCAAGCGATCTTGTTCGTAGAAGGGATTAAAGGCAAGCAAGAAATCACGCTTGAAAACATCAACCCCATCATAAATGCGCAAGATAAAATGCTAGAAGCGCGCTTCAATGTGCCTAATGTTAAACAGCTTTATTACCCTAACATGTTCGCTCAAGTAGAAATCTTTCAAAAACCACAAAAAATGAAGATTTTGCCTAAAGAAGCGGTTTTGATTAAGGGGGGGAAAGCTATCGTGTTCAAAAAAGACGATTTTGGCTTAAGCCCGTTAGAAATTAAAGCCGTCCGCTTGAGCGATGGGAGTTATGAAATTTTAGAGGGTTTAGAAGCGGGCGAAGAAGTCGCTAATAACGCTTTATTCGTTCTAGACGCTGACGCTCAAAACAATGGGGATTATTGA
- the dnaJ gene encoding molecular chaperone DnaJ encodes MELSYYEILEVEKHSNQETIKKSYRKLALKYHPDRNAGDKEAEEKFKLINEAYGVLSDEKKRALYDRYGKKGLNQAGSSQSDFSDFFEDLGSFFEDAFGFGARGSKRQKSSIAPDYLQTIELSFKEAVFGCKKTIKVQYQSVCESCDGTGAKDKALETCKQCNGQGQVFMRQGFMSFAQTCGACQGKGKIIKTPCQACKGKTYILKDEEIDAIIPEGIDDQNRMVLKNKGNEYEKGKRGDLYLEARVKEDEHFKREGCDLFIEAPVFFTTIALGHTIKVPSLRGGELELKIPRNAKDRQTFAFRNEGVKHPESSYRGSLIVVLQVIYPKSLNKEQQGLLEKLHASFGYEGEPHKSVLETCISKIKDWFK; translated from the coding sequence GTGGAATTGAGTTATTATGAAATTTTAGAAGTGGAAAAACACAGCAACCAAGAGACCATTAAAAAGTCTTACAGAAAGCTAGCTTTAAAATACCACCCAGACAGAAACGCCGGCGATAAAGAAGCCGAAGAAAAATTCAAGCTCATCAATGAAGCCTATGGGGTGTTAAGCGATGAAAAGAAACGGGCCTTATACGATAGGTATGGTAAAAAAGGCTTAAACCAAGCCGGCTCAAGCCAGAGCGATTTTTCTGATTTTTTTGAAGATTTAGGCTCGTTTTTTGAAGACGCTTTTGGGTTTGGCGCTAGGGGGAGCAAAAGGCAAAAAAGCTCTATCGCACCGGATTATTTGCAAACCATTGAATTGAGTTTTAAAGAAGCGGTTTTTGGCTGTAAAAAAACCATTAAAGTCCAATACCAGAGCGTTTGTGAGAGTTGCGATGGCACGGGCGCTAAAGATAAAGCCCTAGAGACTTGCAAGCAGTGTAATGGGCAGGGGCAGGTGTTTATGCGTCAAGGTTTTATGAGTTTTGCGCAAACTTGTGGGGCGTGTCAAGGTAAGGGCAAGATCATTAAAACCCCATGCCAAGCGTGTAAGGGTAAAACCTACATTCTTAAAGATGAGGAAATTGATGCAATAATCCCTGAGGGCATTGATGATCAAAACCGCATGGTGCTTAAAAATAAGGGCAATGAATACGAGAAGGGGAAAAGAGGGGATTTGTATTTAGAAGCGCGAGTCAAAGAAGATGAGCATTTCAAGCGCGAAGGCTGTGATTTGTTCATTGAAGCGCCGGTGTTTTTCACCACTATCGCTTTAGGGCATACGATTAAAGTGCCGTCTTTAAGAGGAGGCGAATTGGAATTAAAAATCCCTAGAAACGCCAAAGACAGGCAAACTTTTGCGTTTAGAAACGAGGGCGTGAAGCACCCCGAAAGCTCTTATAGGGGGAGTTTGATTGTGGTGTTGCAAGTGATTTATCCTAAAAGCTTGAATAAAGAGCAACAAGGGTTGTTGGAAAAATTGCATGCGAGTTTTGGCTATGAGGGCGAACCGCATAAAAGCGTTTTAGAAACCTGTATTTCTAAAATTAAAGACTGGTTCAAATAA